The genomic segment TGCGTCATCTGCCTGAAGGGCCGGTGAAACCGCCGCAAAATCAAACCGAACGGCTGCGTTTATTTGCCAATATTGGTGCGGCGCTTGTGCCTTTGATCCACTTGCCCCCTTCTGCTGCAGAGCGCGGCCTCCATGAGGTTGAGAAAAGGATCAGGCCCGCCTATGCCTGGAGTGCACGTGAATTGGGCGATCTACTGAAGGATTCGGCATCGGCTTATTTGGGGTATTTGGGTATTTTAGGGGTAGATATTCAGCAAAGTGATTTTGCCAATCAGCTGCGCATGCTGACGGGCGTACTGACCGATAAAAAGAATGCGCCGCAGGTGGCAGATACCTTAGAAAGAGCGCAATTACGCACAGGCCAGTTTGATTCCAATTCAGAAACGGTGACGCCGGATGAATCCATACGGCCTGCTGCGGAATCTTTATCAGCGGGAGTGCAGGATATTACAAACACGCTAGTGACGAGTTTTAAATTAAATGATTTATTAAGAATGATTTTAGAAACCATGTATCGGAGTATGGGCTTTGAGCATGTTTTAATTGCGACGCGTGATCCTAAAAAAAATCAGATCGTAGGGCGTTTTGGTTTTGGTACAGATATCGGCGAAATTATTCCGCGTTTTCAAATAGATTTAGATAAGGCCGTGGATGTTTTTCAGGTGGCAATGGAAAGAAACGCAGATATTTTTATTGAAGATATCAATATGGATTCAATCAAAACTCGTATTCCGTCCTGGTATCGCAGTGCGCTAACATCGCAAACCTTTATTATTTTCCCCCTTGTGCTGGAGAAACGCACCATTGGTTTGCTTTATGCCGACAAAACCAAGGCGGGCAATTTAAAAATAGCGGGTAAGGAATTAAATTTGCTCAAAACGCTTAGAAACCAGGCTTTGCTTGCGATCAGGCAAAAGCAGATGGGGCTATAGCAGGTAAAATCAAATTTAGATTAGAATTTTTTCTGGAATGAAATGTATAAATATCTATTGTTTATAAGTATTGTTTTTATATTTTCCGGGTGTTGCAGCTATCAAACAACGGTTAACGAAACACGATGGGTGACTGATCGTGCAAGTGAGCCTTTAGCAAGAGCAGAGCTGCGATGCCAGAGCGAGGCACTGCAGCTTGCGGAGCAAGAGGAGAAGAAACATAACTTAAAAACGCAGGAACAACTTTGTGCTGAGATAAACAGCAAGGAACAAATGACCTTTGTTTCCCGCTCAGGAAAGGTCCTGGATAATCAAAGTCCTCAATTAATTGCATTTCGATCAAGACTTTATGAAAAATGTTTGGGCGAAGAGCGGGAGCAATTAAATCAGCGTTCAAAAAAATATGCTGAAGGTCTCTTTTTTGACCGATGCATGACTGAGCGTGGTTTTTCTCAAGAGACTTTTCAAGTTCAGCGTTGTCATGGCGGGCTGAATTTTATGTGATTAAGATGTCTTTACAGGTTTTGTTTATATTTTTTGAATTGTTTTTATCAATTTGTAAGCGTTATATGCTTTAGGGGGAACACGCTTTGTGCTCCCCTTGATATTAATTAAGCAAGCAACTTACCCGTAAACCGGTCCCGGTTTGCCCAATAATCGCACTTCGGGCATTTTTCGCCAGCGGGATAATCGCTGCCTTCTTCGTGCGGGCAGCCCAAAATGCGCTCAGGCGAGATCACTGAAAACGCATCGTGGCTGGCGATGAAGGCCAGTACTTCTGCAATAACGGCGCCATTCTTGCGAATATCACTCTCCTCATCTAGCCAGCGCTCCATTGCTGTTACTTCGCCGCCTTCTTCCTGAATAATGCCCACAGAAACTTTGCTGGCAAGCTGATTGTCAGGTCCATAAAAAGTAACGGTTGCGATGGGATAGCCTTGAAAGCCGCGTTTGGCTTTTTTCTTCAGCTTGTCCTGATACTAGGTTGCTTTGAGTGACATGTTCAACGCCTTAATTTTACTGAGCCGCGCAGTTTACGCAGCTCAGGCCTGCTTGAATACGCATGCCACTCAGTGGCCTTAGCTCGTAAGCACTTCGCCTCTTGAGCTGACAGGGCGAATTTCAGTCGCCTGAGACCAGACAACTTGCCAGATGTCGTCGCGCATCTCGTAAAAATCGGTATGCCAGTATTGTGCAGGCGGCACGGTATAGCCACCAAAAATAACTGACAGGCTGGAGCGGTAGCGGATGATGGCGGCAGAGCCAAATACGCGCACGTCGATTGTGGATGGTTCCCAGTTTAGGTATTTGATTTGCCCGCCAGCAATTGCCCCCAAATATTGGGCCTTGCTCAGCGTGTCGCCCACAGGGGTTATCAGCTGAAAATCCGGCGCATGCAGGGCGCTAGCCGCTTCGATATGGCCCTGAACTAGGGCGGATAATCGGGCGTGTTCTGTTTGACGAATATGGTTGGCAACGTTCTGAGTAGTCATGGCAGGGGCTCGTGAGTGAGATGCGATAGCTTAGATCTGATCATATTGCGTGCTGATGTCATTGTAATGTCTGTGATGGTACGGTGAACGATTAATCTATGCCCTGCTTGCGGCATTCCTGCCAATATGCTGCCTGCGCTCTAGAGTGGGTGTAAGCTTTGCACTTGGCTTGGGAGGATCATCATGCAGAATTTTAGTTTCTACGCGCCCACACGTATTCATTTTGGGCAGGGGCAGGTGTCGCAACTGGCGGGGGAGATTCCTGCGGGCAGTCGGGTGCTTTTGGTTTTTGGTGGTGGCAGCATTAAGAAAAATGGCGTTTATCAGCAGGTGATTGCGGCTTTGCACCAGCATGAAATCTTTGAATTTGCAGGTATTGAGGCTAACCCAGAGTACGAAACGCTGATGCTGGCGGTGGCTCAGGCGAAAGACGCTGAAGTGGATTGGGTACTGGCCGTGGGTGGGGGATCGGTTATCGATGGCGCTAAGTTTATTGCGGCAGCCGCGTTGCTGGAGAAGGAGATTGATCCTTGGTTGATTGTGGGTAATCGCACCCCGGTCCGGCGCGCCTTGCCGATTGCTGTGGTGCTGACTTTACCTGCTACAGGGGCTGAGAGTAATTTTGCTTCGGTGATTTCACGCCGTGCTACGCAAGATAAAATGTCGTTTAAAAATGCCATGGTGTTCCCGCGCTGTGCGGTGCTTGATCCGGCGCTGACGCAAAGCTTGCCTCCGCGCCAGATCAGTAATGGCGTAGTCGATGCGTTTATCCATACGACCGAGCAATACCTGACTTACCCAGCCGAAGCGCGTTTACAGGATAGATTGGCCGAAGGAATTTTATCCACGCTGATCGAGGTCGGGCCGACCACGCTGGCTTATCCCGAAGATATCGACGCTCGGGCTAACTATATGTGGTGTGCCAATCAAGCCTTGTTTGGTTTGGTTGGCGTTGGGCAGCCACAGGATTGGGTAAGTCACGCCATCGGGCACGAGCTGACTACGCTTTACGATATGGATCACGCCCAGACGCTGGCGGTGGTGCTGCCAAGCTTACTGCGATATTGCTTTGACGATAAATTACTTAAACTCGCCCAATATGGCCGCCGCGTGTGGGGGCTGACTGGTAGTGACAACGAAGTGGCCCATGCTGCGATTGATGCCACGGTCGATTTCTTTGAGCGTATGGGTTTGCTCACGCATCTGGCAGCATACGGGCTGAATGCAGATGAAGTGGCGCTGGCTGTTGGTGATTTACTGCCTAAGCATAAGGCTTTCCCGCTGGGGGAGCGTGGCAGGCTGACATTGGCCGATTGTATGGCGATTGTGCGGGCGGCGGGTTAGGGCGTAATGATGTGTTGTGCAATTGCATTACATCTTAAACTGAAGTGAATATTGAGGCGGCTAAGGAAGTCAAAGAGATATTGATTACCTTATTCGCCTCGTTTTACGTGCTTCGGCTCTATCAGTAAAACACTGTAATCAAGCGATTAGATCATGAGTAAATTTATTGAACCCTAGTTCGGATTGTGTGCTATTGCAGAGAGCCTTGATCGATTTGTTTTACAGCAGAGGCGGCCCCTTAAACTACGATCAAGGCTTTGAAAAATGTGCTGATTTACTTAGCTAGAAAGTGTTTTCTGGCGGCAAGGGCTGTATCACTAAAGTCAGAAAATACGCCGTCTACACCCAGTGCGAAGTAAGCTTCGTATTCTGCTTCAGGGTTGCCTTTGAAGTCTGAGGCTAATAATTTGGCTTCATTGCGAAAAGTAAACGGGTGTACAAATAGCCCTGCTTTGTGCGCATCCTGCACCACACTAGATGGTGGTAGAAGTGTTGCATCACGCTGGTCGATTTCTTTATCGCCGTTTACATCGATCTTTTTGCCCTCTGCATCCGTTTTAAATTTCCAGCTCATCAAATAAGGCTTCCAAGGGCCGATGCCATCTGCAAACTGCTTGATTTCTTTGAGTCCTGCCGGGGTCAGCATATCGGCAAAGCTGCGTGGGTCGCCGTTTACGACAAAATCGTAAGGCTTGCCCGAATCTATACTGCCATCTGCGCGCACCTCGTTGCCATCGACTAAAAAGACCAGCTTGACGGGGGTGAGCTTACGTAGTGTTTTAAGATTGCTGGTTTCAAATGATTGAATAAAAACGGGGGCATCTTTGTGGTTGAGATCGTGTTTTTTGAGTGCCGCAATCAGTTTTTCTTCTAGCGGCAGGCCGAGTTGCTGGTGCAGAGTGGGGTGCTTGGTTTCTGGATAAATACCGATGTCACGGCCGGTTTCTTTTGATTTGGCGGCGCGCAAGGCCAGTACCTCATCAAAAGTCACAATCTCAAACTGGCCGTTATAGGCGGCAGAGCGGTCAGCGCGTGGCTGAATCGCTCTGAGTGTTTTGATTTCGGCGAGGGTAAAGTCAAAAACAAACCAGCCTTCTTCCTCTACGCCATCAATTTTAAATTTGCGTTTACGTGCAGCAAATTCAGGGTGCGATGCAATATCGCTGGTGTCTTTAATATTGGGCTCATGGCGCACGATGAGTACACCATCTTTGGTGGAAACCAAATCAGGCTCAATATAATCAGCGCCCATGGCAATGGCTTTGCTATATCCGGCTAGCGTGTGGTCAGGCAAATATCCTGCTGCGCCTCGATGCCCCAGTACAAGGGGCGCTTTGCCCGTTAATGTGGGGGCCGCAAAGGCTTGCCCGGCTCCGCTTGCTGCGATCATGATGGCTAAAACAGACCATTTCTTCATTGCTTACCCCGTTTAAAAAACAATAAATCAACAAAAAACAACGCAAAGCAACAGTGTTGTGTTTTTTATGAAAGGAGGCTATTGCTTAAATCCACAATGAGGGAGGTCTGTATCCGTTGGGGAATGTCAGGGATTAGTCTTGTTTCTATCCGGGGGCTGTTTTTGTGAAAGAGCTTTAGCCTTAAAGGTTTTTCTGGCAAAACGTTCAGGCTAAAGCGGTGTAGAGGCTGGCGTTGTTTAGTGCGTTAAAAAGTGCTTTCTGGCCGCAACGGCCGTATCGCTAAAGTCAGAAAACACGCCATCAACACCCAGTGCAAAATAAGCAAGGTATTCTGCTTCAGGCTTACCTTTGTAATCGGAGGCTAAAAGCCCCGCCTCGTTACGGAAAGTAAAGGGGTGGACCAGCAGCCCGGCCTTATGTGCTTCATGCACCAGATTGGTGGGTGCTAAGAGCACGGCATCACGCTGATCAATTTCTTTATCGCCATTTAAATCAATGATTTTGCCATCGGCTCCTGTTTTATATTTCCACCCGATTAAATAAGCTTTCCACGGGCCTATGCCATCTGCAAATTGCCTTATTTCATGCAGCCCCGCTGGCGTCATCATCTCGGCGTAGCTGCGCGGGTCGCCGCTGATTACATAATCGTAGGGCCGGTTTGCAGCAATGCTGCCATCCGGGCGCACATCGTGGCCATCGACTAAGAACACTAATTTTACGGGGGTTAGTTTGCGTAATATTTTAAGGCTGTGCGTCTCAAAGGATTGAATAAAAACGGGCGCATCCTTGTGGTTTAAACCGTGTTTAGTCAGTGCGGCAACGAGCTTTTCTTCAAGCGGCAGGCCTAGTTGCTGATGCAGGGTGGAATGTTTGGTTTCTGGGTAAATACCAATTTCACGGCCAGTTTCTTTGGATTTTTCCTCTCGTAGCGTGAGTAATTCATCAAAAGTCATGATTTGAAATTGCCCGTTATAGGCCTGAGATCGGTCTGAGCGGGGCTGAATAGCCCTGAGGGTTTTAATTTCTGCCAGCGTAAAGTCAAAAGTAAACCAGCCCTCTTTTTCAATGCCATCGATTTTGAATTTGCGCTTACGGGAGGCAAATTCGGGGCGGGATGCCACATCGCTGCTGTCTTTTAGCGTGGTTTCGTGCCGCACAATCAATATGCCATCCTTGGTTGAGACTAAATCTGGCTCGATATAATCTGCGCCCATTTCGATCGCCATACGATAGCTTGCCAGCGTATGGTCAGGCAAATAACCCGATGTACCGCGATGTCCAATCACTAAAGGCGCTTTGCCTGTCAGGGTGGGCGCTGCATAGGCGGCGCTTATCGCGGCTATGATGGCGGCGAGTGCCAAGTACTTTTTCATCAATATTTAACCCATGTAATTAAGAAGTCAGCGTGCTGTGTTTTTAAAAGGATTCTAAGGCTTTCATTCCCTACGAGGGTAGTGCACTTTTGCACTAGCTCTGCTTGTCACGGCTCTTTCAGTACTATGACAATTGCGACTTGTCTTGCAGATGATCAGGATCAAGCCGCTTTCAGTACAACTCCCTTACATTGATGGCTTCTGATTTGATTCGCCAAGCATGGCGTAAGCGAAGTGATATGCGGGTATTTAAAGCTGATGTGGTGATTGTAGGGGCAGGTGGTGCTGGTTTGCGGGCGGCGATTGCTGCGGCAGAGGCCGACCCAACTCAAACGGTGGCGCTGCTGTCTAAGGTTTACCCCATGCGCAGCCACACGGTGGCGGCAGAGGGCGGATCGGCTGGCGTGGTGCAGGCGCATGATAGCTTTGAGCATCATTTCAATGACACGGTTTCTGGTGGTGATTGGCTGTGCGAGCAGGATGTGGTCGATTATTTTGTGGGCGAATGCACACGCGAAATGGTGCAGCTGGAGCATTGGGGCTGCCCGTGGAGCCGTAAGGAAGACGGCCATATCAATGTGCGCCCCTTTGGCGGCATGAAAATTGAGCGCACTTGGTTTGCGGCAGATAAAACAGGCTTTCATATGCTGCACACGCTGTTTCAAACCTCGATGAAATACCCTTCAATTACGCGTTTTGATGAGTATTTTTTGGTCGATTTAATCGTGGCCGATGGCCGCGTGCAGGGCATCCTGGCGATCGAAATTGCCAGCGGTGAATTTATTCTGATCGAAGCGGGCGCGGTCGTGATGGCTACCGGTGGTGCTGGGCGGGTGTTCCGCGAAAATACCAATGGTGGGATTGTGACTGGTGACGGTATGGCAGTGGCTTATCGCCACGGCGTGCCGCTGCGCGATATGGAATTCGTGCAATACCACCCTACCTGTATGCCCGGCACGGGCCTGCTGTTTACCGAAGCCTGCCGTGGTGAAGGCGGCTTACTGGTGAATAAAGAGGGCTATCGCTATCTGCAAGATTATGGCCTAGGCCCCGCCGAAGATAAGCCGCGCAATAAGGCGATGGAGCTTGGCCCGCGAGACAGGCTTTCGCAAGCGTTTTGGCATGAAATGCAAAAGAATCGCACCATTGAAGGCCGCTATGGCGCGGTAGTGCATCTGGATTTACGCCACTTGGGCGCAAAAACACTGCACGAGCGTCTGCCGCAAATTTGCGAGCTGGCGCGCGAATTTATGGATATCGACCCAGTAACTCAGCCGATTCCTGTGCGCCCTGCGGTGCATTACACCATGGGCGGCATTCCGGTGGA from the Iodobacter fluviatilis genome contains:
- a CDS encoding nuclear transport factor 2 family protein, translated to MTTQNVANHIRQTEHARLSALVQGHIEAASALHAPDFQLITPVGDTLSKAQYLGAIAGGQIKYLNWEPSTIDVRVFGSAAIIRYRSSLSVIFGGYTVPPAQYWHTDFYEMRDDIWQVVWSQATEIRPVSSRGEVLTS
- a CDS encoding iron-containing alcohol dehydrogenase translates to MQNFSFYAPTRIHFGQGQVSQLAGEIPAGSRVLLVFGGGSIKKNGVYQQVIAALHQHEIFEFAGIEANPEYETLMLAVAQAKDAEVDWVLAVGGGSVIDGAKFIAAAALLEKEIDPWLIVGNRTPVRRALPIAVVLTLPATGAESNFASVISRRATQDKMSFKNAMVFPRCAVLDPALTQSLPPRQISNGVVDAFIHTTEQYLTYPAEARLQDRLAEGILSTLIEVGPTTLAYPEDIDARANYMWCANQALFGLVGVGQPQDWVSHAIGHELTTLYDMDHAQTLAVVLPSLLRYCFDDKLLKLAQYGRRVWGLTGSDNEVAHAAIDATVDFFERMGLLTHLAAYGLNADEVALAVGDLLPKHKAFPLGERGRLTLADCMAIVRAAG
- a CDS encoding glycerophosphodiester phosphodiesterase is translated as MKKWSVLAIMIAASGAGQAFAAPTLTGKAPLVLGHRGAAGYLPDHTLAGYSKAIAMGADYIEPDLVSTKDGVLIVRHEPNIKDTSDIASHPEFAARKRKFKIDGVEEEGWFVFDFTLAEIKTLRAIQPRADRSAAYNGQFEIVTFDEVLALRAAKSKETGRDIGIYPETKHPTLHQQLGLPLEEKLIAALKKHDLNHKDAPVFIQSFETSNLKTLRKLTPVKLVFLVDGNEVRADGSIDSGKPYDFVVNGDPRSFADMLTPAGLKEIKQFADGIGPWKPYLMSWKFKTDAEGKKIDVNGDKEIDQRDATLLPPSSVVQDAHKAGLFVHPFTFRNEAKLLASDFKGNPEAEYEAYFALGVDGVFSDFSDTALAARKHFLAK
- a CDS encoding glycerophosphodiester phosphodiesterase; translation: MKKYLALAAIIAAISAAYAAPTLTGKAPLVIGHRGTSGYLPDHTLASYRMAIEMGADYIEPDLVSTKDGILIVRHETTLKDSSDVASRPEFASRKRKFKIDGIEKEGWFTFDFTLAEIKTLRAIQPRSDRSQAYNGQFQIMTFDELLTLREEKSKETGREIGIYPETKHSTLHQQLGLPLEEKLVAALTKHGLNHKDAPVFIQSFETHSLKILRKLTPVKLVFLVDGHDVRPDGSIAANRPYDYVISGDPRSYAEMMTPAGLHEIRQFADGIGPWKAYLIGWKYKTGADGKIIDLNGDKEIDQRDAVLLAPTNLVHEAHKAGLLVHPFTFRNEAGLLASDYKGKPEAEYLAYFALGVDGVFSDFSDTAVAARKHFLTH
- the frdA gene encoding fumarate reductase (quinol) flavoprotein subunit codes for the protein MRVFKADVVIVGAGGAGLRAAIAAAEADPTQTVALLSKVYPMRSHTVAAEGGSAGVVQAHDSFEHHFNDTVSGGDWLCEQDVVDYFVGECTREMVQLEHWGCPWSRKEDGHINVRPFGGMKIERTWFAADKTGFHMLHTLFQTSMKYPSITRFDEYFLVDLIVADGRVQGILAIEIASGEFILIEAGAVVMATGGAGRVFRENTNGGIVTGDGMAVAYRHGVPLRDMEFVQYHPTCMPGTGLLFTEACRGEGGLLVNKEGYRYLQDYGLGPAEDKPRNKAMELGPRDRLSQAFWHEMQKNRTIEGRYGAVVHLDLRHLGAKTLHERLPQICELAREFMDIDPVTQPIPVRPAVHYTMGGIPVDIHCAASLPGLFAAGECSSVGIHGANRLGSNSLAELSVFGKVAGESATRYAQSAGPRNSNALLKLAEAAALPALQIRQQTGSERAADIRREMAQTMEDGCGIYRLEASMQATCHKLAELKQRYQNIRVEDKSTVWNSEWLLAIELGYQLDVAEAMAHSALHRRESRGAHQRLDGYEARDDVNFLKHSLAHYQGSAAPTLTYSDVKITRSAPKVRAYGAAGEAAEKMEKNA